Below is a genomic region from Magnetococcales bacterium.
CCCCCGCCATGATGGCCGCCCCCTCGTAGATCTGATAGAAAGGATTGGGCATCAGGACAACCGCGTCGGTCGCGTCGGGGCCGATGACCGCCTGGACAATGGAAAACAGCGCCTCCCGCGTCCCGTTGACCGGAAGAACCTGGGTCTGGGGATCGACCGTCCCGGATCCAAGATCGAAGCGCCGCTCCAGCCAACCCGCCGCCGCCCGTCGCAACCCCTCCTCGCCACGGACCGTGGGATAGCGGCTGATGCCGTCCAGGGAGCGCTCCATGGTTTCCCGGATCCAGGGCGCGACGGGATGTCGCGGTTCGCCAATGGACAGATTGATCGGACGATGCCGCGGTGACGGAGTAACCTCCTGCAAAAGGGTATGCAACTTTTCAAAAGGATAGGGTTGCAATCGACGGAGCAGGGTATTCATCGTTGGGGCGTCCTTGCCAATCGGTTCGAAAAGGAGGCATCAGGGGGTAGGCGCCGTCGGACATGGGTCGTCAACCACTTGACAAGATCCATCCAGATGGCGGTAATCTCTTTTTTTTCAGGCATGATTCCGGCATACTCAAGCTCGATGGTGATGATGGGAATCTTGATGTTGTCCCCGCAATACCGCCCCAGAGAGCCGGGATAGGTTCCCAACAGCGACAAATAAAGCCGTCCCAACCTTTCGGGAGGGGTGTTGGGCGGGCCATCGAAGTCCAACAAACCGTAAGGGGCATGAATGGAAACAACCGCGTCGGGCTTGAAGCGTACAATTTCCTCCGCGACCCAACGCGATTCGGGCTCGCTCAAAGGACCGGGTCCAGGGTAGCGCCGCGGGTCCCGATGGGTCTGGTTGATCCAATAATCCCGACTCGCCTCGATCCATTCCAGGACCGTCGGCGCGGTGGGAAAGTTGCGGTTGAGATCGACATCGTGGGCATTCATCCGTTGCGAAACCGGTCGCAACAGACCGTCGGGGTTCACCAGGGGAGCGACACGCCAATGAAACATCCCCGAATGGTACCGGTTGAGAATCTCCATCCATTTGAAGACAACGCTGATGGACGAATATTCATCCCCGTGAATCCCCCCGAGCAACAGAATGCGCGCCCGCGATTCGCGACCCGGCAGCGGCGGGTATTCCTTGAGCAGAATCGGGATGCCATTGACCGAAACCCCGCCCGAAACGCCCAAACGATGAGAAAGGCATTCCTCAACACTGACGCTGCCCAGTTTCTCGCCAATCCTGGCGCAGGTCTGTTCCATCGTGAGGATGCCCCCGGTTGACCCATCCATCCTGTTTGCCGGAAGGGCCGCCCCTGGAGAATCCATCACCGCCAACGGAATGACCGGAGGAGCCTGTTTGCCGACACCCGTTGCCTGGAGCGCATCCTCCGCCGTCTTCTTGACGATTTCGTGAACCGCGTCCACCATGTCCTGGGATTCCCGATCGCCGGGACCCGCCGAATGCAGGCTGAATACCGGCGCCAACAGCAAGGCAAGCACGCATGAAACCAACCACCAACCTCTCCCAGTGGCAAAAAACAGGAGGGAACGGTTTGCGTCGGATATTGGGAACGGTTTATGCATGTATCGGGAAGCCAGAATTGAAACCTATGAAAGACCGGTAACAAACATGAACCTCCAAGCGGTGGCCATTAAGCGGGATGACCGGTATCGATCGGCTCGGGATACCATGCTCAAACTTCCGTTTCTACTTCAGATCGGGGATGGGCGTCAATCATCCCCGCATGAAATGAAGGATCCGGTGTGTGTTCACTTCAGAAGTCCCAAGGTCCGGCAATGAACAGACGTGATTTTCTCAAGGTGGCGACCGTGACCGGTTCGGCACTGGGCCTCATGACCGTGTCCAGACCCGGTCTCGCGGCGGTGGGTGGCGCCATCGGGGATGCAACCTCGGACGGCGCTCTGCCACTGCCCCTGGCACGCCCGAAATCGAAGGATGACGATCTGGCCGATTACCTGAAAAAGGTCCGGCAGTTCGATGAAGACCATGAAGGGGATGTGTATTTCGACGAATACAACTGGGGATTGCTCAAATCATCACTGGAACGGTTCGTCCGTCTGCAACGGGTCGTCGGACATGGCAACTTCTATCTCCTGGATTTCGACGAGGCGTTGCGTCAGGCCAACCTTTATCCCAGCGTCGGCGCCTTCACCACCCCCGAGTTGAACTTCCTGGAAACCCTGTTCTACGAACAAGCGGCCATCTATGGATTCTATGGCGAGAAACCCTTGAAAAACCTGACCGACCGCATCCCATTGCGCGAAGTGGTCAAGGTCCCCGACAGCGGCAATTATCTCTATCGGGGCAAGCCGATGGAAACCTTCGAAGCCATCCGCAAAATACTCGGCCCCGAGGTCATTCTGACGTCGGGTGTCCGAAGCGTCATCAAGCAATTCTATCTGTTCCTGAACAAAGCCTATGAAAGCGGCGGCAATCTGTCCCGGGCGTCCCGTTCCCTGGCCCCTCCAGGATACTCGTTCCATGGCATCAGTGATTTCGACGTGGGTCAGGCAGGCTACGGCCACTACAACTTCACCGAGCGATTCATCGCGACCAAGGTGTACCGAACCCTGCGCGAACTGGGCTACCTGACCCTTCGCTATCCACGCGACAACCTGCTTGGCGTCCGGTTCGAACCCTGGCATATCAAAGTGGGCACTCGGGTCTAAACGCATCGCATGATCCCCTGCTCCCGCCACGCGCGTCCCAGAATCGCGCCCGCTTCCAGCCATGACAAGACACCCCTCCCCCCTTCCGGAAACGGCGTTTTTCCGGCGTGGATCGGCATTGGCAGCAATCAGGGCAACCCCCTCCGACAGTGTCACCGGGTCCTGACCGCCCTGTCACGACATCGGCGACTTCGGCTGCTGGCGGTCTCCTCCTTCTATCGGACCGAACCGGTCGGATTCCTTCACCAACCCTGGTTCGTCAACGCCGTGGCACTGTTTTCCACCACCCTCCACCCCTTGACACTGCTGAACCTTTTGCAATGTCTCGAAAGACGCTTCGGGCGCACTCGTCGCAACGAACCGAAAAATGGCCCCCGTGCCATGGACCTGGATCTTCTGTTCCACGGTCGGCGCATCCAACGCCATCCACGCCTGATCCTGCCCCATCCCGGCATTCCCCACCGCCGCTTCGTCCTCGTGCCTCTGGCGGAAATTTCTCCCTGGCTCAAGCACCCTCTGTCTGATAAAATCATTGACTTGCTGCTTGAGGAAACCGATGATGTCTCACAGGTGATGGATTTCTCCCACTGCCGGAAAACGCAGGCGTTTCCCGTGACACCGACGCCAGGATACAGATCGGGCGCGGTGATCCAAAACCGGAAATCCAGAACCTTGAAGGTCGGACAGGCTTCCAGAATCCCCAGAATCCATGGATGAAAACAATCCTCAAAAGGACTGTCCGTCGCCGATCACTTTCCCAGGGGTAGTTTTCAGACTTCAACAGGCAGGACGGCCTGGATCCCAACATCACATGGGTGGGACCGGGACTGTTAAGGACATGAATCCCGAGTTTACTTCATTCTCTTCATCGATTGGCGACAGGCATTGCCCTGGTTTGATCCCGGACCCCGCGCCCGCCCGTCGCATTTTCCCTGTTTCGGTCCCCGATCCGACGTTCCCCCGGCAGGCGCTGTCCCGACGCCGCGGCGCCCCATCCTCCGGTATCTCGGGGAGTCTTCCATGTCCTCGCGACTGACAGTCCTCGATTTTCCGAGACTCAAGGCGGAACGCCGTCCCATCGTCTGCGTGACTGCCTACGACTACACCTTCGCCCGACTCCTGGACGATGCCGGCGTCGATTTACTGCTGGTCGGCGACTCCCTGGGAATGGTGATCCAGGGACACGACACCACCCTGCCGGTAACCCTCGACCAGATGATCTACCACACCCAGGCGGTGGTACGGGGATCGAAAAAGGCATTTGTCGCCTGCGATCTGCCGTTCGGCCTGTGTCATCGCTCGGCGGAAGTGGTCCTGGAGGGATCGATTCGCGTCCTGAAGGAATCGGGGGCGCAGGCGGTCAAGGTCGAAGGGGGAACAGTGGTGGCGGAAACCATCCATGCCCTGACCTCGCGTCACATTCCTGTTCTCGGCCATGTCGGATTGACCCCCCAATCGGTACATGCCTTCGGCGGTTTCAAGGTGCAGGGGCGCGGAGAGGCGGCCAATCGGGTATTGGCCGATGCGCTGGCGGTGGAACAGGCGGGGGCGTTCGCCGTGGTCCTGGAAGGGATTCCCGCCAGCCTTGCCGCAAACATCAGCCAACGGCTGACCATTCCCACCATCGGCATCGGCGCGGGTCGTGGTTGCGACGGGCAGGTTCTGGTGATCTATGACCTCCTGGGACTGTATGATGGTTTCAAACCAAAATTTGTCAAACGATACATGGAAGGCAATGTACTGATACGCCAGGCGGTCCGGGAATTCGCCGAAGAGGCGCGAAGCCGTTCCTTTCCGGATGACACCCACTGTTTTTCGGAATAGGCCCCGATCCGTTCCATGGAATTCGACGCCGGGAAGGACACGATGTATTCGGACAAAAACGACATGGTCATTCTGACCAACCGCGAATCCCTGAAGGGATGGACCCGGGAACAACGAACCGCAGGGCGTCGCATCGGCTTCGTCGCGACCATGGGGGCATTGCATGCGGGACATCTTCATCTGGTTCGCCAAAGCCTGGAGCGCACCGACCGCACGATCGTCTCCATCTTCGTCAATCCGACCCAGTTCGGACCGGGAGAGGATTTCGACCGTTATCCGCGCCTCCCCGAACAGGATCAGACCTTGTTGCGTCAGGCGGGATGTCATGCCCTGTTCTATCCCGATGTCGCCACCATCTATCCGGAAGGGTTCCAGACCCGGATCGATGTGGAACCCCTGGGGTCGGAATTGTGCGGTCGGGAACGGCCCGGCCATTTCCAGGGAGTGGCGACGGTGGTGGCGGTTCTGTTGAACCTTGTCAAGGCGGACACCGCGTTTTTTGGCCTCAAGGATTACCAACAGTTCACCCTCATCCGGCGGATGGTGCGTGACTTGAGCATGGATGTCGCAATCGTCGGCATACCCACGGTTCGCGAGGCGGACGGCTTGGCGATGTCCAGTCGCAACCGTTACCTGGGTCCGGAGGACCGCAAACGCGCCAGCGCGATTCATGCCGGGCTGATGGCCGCCAGAAACGCCTTCCTCGCGGGAGAAAAGGAAGCGTGTCGCCTGGAAGACATTTCCCGCCGCATCTTCATCGAGGCGGGAATTCATCGCATTCAGTACATTTCCGTCCGCGCCGCCGCCGATCTGGCGCCGGTGAAAACGGTTGCGGCGGATGGAATCATCCTTGCGGCGGTCAAGGTGGGTTCGACCCGCCTGATCGATAACATCTTGTTGTCCCAATCTCCATGACGATCGAAGAAAGGACCGGGTTGTAATGGAAGTCTCCTTGTTGAAATGCAAGCTGCACCGGGTGACCGTGACCGAGGCCCATCTGGACTATGAAGGATCCTGCGCCATCGATGAACACCTGATGGAGGCTTCCGGCATCCGTGAATATGAACAGATTCATCTTTGGAATGTCACAAATGGCGAACGGTTTCTAACCTATGCCATTCGTGGAGAACGCGACAGTGGCATGATCTCCGTCAACGGCGCCGCTGCCCACAAGGCGCGGCCAGGCGATCTTCTCATCATCGCCGCCTTCGCCTGGATGAGCGACGCCCATGCGGACCGGTTCGAACCCAGGTTGGTTTATGTCGATTCCAGCAATCGCATCGTGCGCACCGGACATCTCATTCCGGCCCAGGTGGCCTGAAAGGATTCGACTGGTCGTGAGAAAAACCTTCGGGAGTTGGATCGTCGGCATGACGGCGTTCGTTCTTGCCTGGGCCCCATGGGGGATAACCCTCGCGGTGGAACCGGGAAGAGGAACGGTTCTGCTGCCACGCTCCGAGACGGTGGATCAGGTTGGGGAGATCCAGGAAGAACGGTCTGGAAGAGATGCAACCTCGGAGTCTGTCCAAGACCCGGATCAGGAACTTCAACCGCGGTCGGTATCGGAGGAGGTCTTGCCGGACTATGGCGCCGAGGGGGTTGGATTCTATCCTCCGATCGACCTGGTACGTCAGGTGGCCGGACGGGGTTCGACCCATTTCAATCCCTATTTGACGCCGCATCTGACCTTGTTTCTTGCCGAATGGGCCTTGAGTGCCGGCGCTGCCTTGCGCAATCCGGAGTGGCTCCAGATCAAGGCGGGGGCCTTGGTGGTTCTGGAACGTTTCGGCGATGCCCTGGAGATTCTGGAAAATCTTCCCCCTTTTCTTTTCCGGGAGGATCCACTGCTGTCACTGCAACTGGCACGGGTCCATCTGGCCAATGGCGGTTACAAACAGTCACGTACACTTTATTCCCGTTTTCTTGTGGAGCATCCTCGCCACCTTCAGGTGCGGGAGGCGGAAAAAGGGATGGCCCTTTCGGTCCTCGGGGCGGGGGAACTGGATCAGGCGGAACTTTTGCTGGGTTTGATGACCGAATCGGGCGACAAGAGGATCCGTTCCGATTCCGATCTTGCGGCGGCCATGGGTCGGCTCATGTTTTACAAGAACCGCAAGGAGGATGCCCAGCGTTGGTTGAAAACATTGGCGGCGATGCCCGAGCCTTCGGGCTGGGACCGACGGCGTCAATGGCGACGTGACGTGGCTCAATTGACCGTATTATTGGGTGATTGGTCCAAGGGAATGACCATCCTCGACGAGCTTCTGGAGCAGTATCCGGGGCCTGCCACCCTGGCGTTGCATGCCCGTCTGATGGAGGGGGCGGCAGCCCGGCCTCCGTGCGGCTGGCGCAACGATGATGCCCAGGGGGAACGACTGCGTTGGTTGCGGTTGCTCAAGGATCCCAGGGCGGATGTTTTGGAGCGGGAGGTGGCGCTTGAAGTATTGCTTGAAGCGGAACGAATCAAACCTTTGGGACTGGCCGGACCCGACGGTGTCCTGGCTCCCGAGAAAATTCTCCCCGATCTGACCTCGCCCGAAGCGGCGGTCCTTTATGCGGCGCATGCCTGGCGCAATCATCAGTATGAAGACGCCTGGGCCTTGTTGCAGGATGTTCCTGGAGAATTGGCGGACGCCTGGAGGTTGGCGGTGCTTGCCGCCGATTTCAGCCCGGTCGAGGAGGTAAACGCGAAGGCGTGGATTGCGGAGCTTCCCGACCCGGCCAAGGATCCGGTGGCGGTGACGATTGCCGAACCGTTGGCGGCGGCGATGTTGGGTTTTACCGAAAAAATGGATCTTTCGGAGGCGGGCCGTATTCGTCGTTTTCTGTCGCGGTTGCCGATGGGGTCCAAGGTACGCGAATCGATGGAGGACATCCTGGGGTTGCAGGCCGCCATGGCGCGCGAAATGAATGAAGAACCCCAGGTGGCGTTGACCCTTTATCTGGAATTGGTCTTGTCCGGAAGCGCTCGGGGAAAGGTACGCGAATGGCCGTGGTATGTCTCCGAGACTCCGGAACAGGCGGTCGTGCGACTGCTCGTTGAAACCGGACGCGAGCGCGAAGCCCTGGAGTTCAAACGCATCTGGATGCCGGAGAAAAAATAATCCCAGACTGAACGACCACCCGTTCTGGTCCTGATATATATTAAACTATTGAAAGAAAAAAGGGGTCTGGGGGATTGCCCCCAGGGTTTTGATTTTGACTTTGTTTTTCCACGCGCCATTTCACCCGAAGCGGTTTCTCGCGTGGTTTTCGCGAGAAACCGCGTAGGCGCGCGCCTTGGTCCTGGTCTTTTCGCGGTTTTTGCGAAAAGACCAGGACACATTGCAAGTTTCCAGGCAACACAACGCGCAATGGGTCTGTCTTCCTTCGCAAAAAACGCGAAGAAAAACAGGCCAAGGGGCGTGTCTATGCAAGATTCCCGCAAAAACCACGCGGGAATCTTGCTTCGGGTGAAATGGCGCGTGGAAAAACAAAGTCAAAACCAAAATCAAAACCCTGGGGGCAATCCCCCAGACCCCTTTTTTCTTTCAATAGTTTTCAAGAATCTCATCCCGGTTCTGTCTGTTCATTTCGTCTCGGCTTTTCCTGCCCAAGGCAGCGCCCAACCTCGTCGATGGTCTGTATCCATGCCCCCGGCCAGGGCTGTCGAAACAAACGAACCGTGGGATACCAGGGGGTGTCGGTCCGATCCAACAACCAACGCCAATCAGGAACGCACGGAATCAAACCCCACGTCGGACACCCCAGGGCCCCCGCCAAATGCAATACCGCAGTATCCACCGTAATGACCACATCCAGCGCGGCAACAATCGCCGCCGTATCGGCAAAGTCACCCAACATCCCGCCAACATCAATAAAATTGCCCGCCCGGGAAAGAACGTCGATCTCCGCTTCAGTCCGATCCTTCTGCAAACCGACAAAAAAAGACCCCTCGACCGCCAGAAGCGGCTCCAAAAAAGCGACATCCATGGAACGATTGCGATCATTCTTGAAGCGGGGATTGCCACGCCAGGTCAAACCAACCTTCAAACGCGATGGCCACTCGGCCAGTCGTCGGCGCCAAAAACACATCCGCTCCCGATCAACCTCAAGATAAGGAACAGTGACAGGTATGGTTTCGCCGATAATCGCCAACCGATGGGTAAGACTCATCAACGGAACCTGAAAATCACACGGAGGAATCAATTCGGCGCGGGTCACAAACAAATCGATCCCCGTGTGCCGCGAAAAAAGCCGCTCCAGAGCAGAAGGCCCATACAAAATCACCCGGTCCGCTCCAAGATTTTTCAACGCCGGAACGAAACGAATCCACTGAATGCTGTCCCCAAACCCCTGTTCACAATGAACCAGAACCGTGCGCCCCAAAAGCGGTTCACCCTGCCACAAAGGTTGCCGGTGACCATGAGGCTTGAATCCCCTGGTTTTCCAACGCCATTCATAATTGCTCCATCCGGCGGAATAATCTCCCCGGAGCAGTTGAACAAGCCCTTCACCAAAACGGGCCTCGGCAAATCCAGGATCGATTTCCCTGGCCTTGGCAAAACAGGTCCGTGCCTGATCCCATGCGCCCAATTTGTGATGGACGCTCCCCAGATTACACAAAGCCGGCGCAAAACGGGGACGCAATGCCAATGATCGTTCAAGACAAACCATCGCCTCCGACAGACAATCCAGATCCACAAGCGCTCCCCCCAGATGGGAAAGGGCTTCGGGATAATCGGGACGCAAGGAGAGCGCCTCACGGTATTTCTCGATTGCCTCCTCCAGACTGCCCATATCCTGCAAGGCAATGCCCCAGCGGGACAACGCCTCTGGATCATTGGGACGAAGGACAAGGGCCTGACGATAGTGTTCGATGGCCAGCGCCCCATGACCCTGGCTCTGAAGAACCAATCCCAGATTGATCCACGCCTCGGGATACTCCGGACGAAGCGTCAGCGCTTTCTGATACCAGTTGCGGGCTTCGTCAAACGCACCACAAAAATGACAGACGCTGCCCGAATTAAGACAAGCCTCGGCAAAATCGGGCTGGATTCTCAATGCCTGGGCATAACTCGCCAGGGCGGCATCCCATTGACCCGATTCCTTCCGCACATTCCCCAGATTGTAATGGGCCGCGACAAAATCAGGTTTGAAGACAATCGCTTTTTGAAACCAGGATGCCGCTTCGCTCCACCGACCCTGGAGTGTCAAAAGATGACCCAGATTGTTGCAGGCTTCGGGGAAATCAGGTTTGAGGGTGAGTGCCAAACCAATGCGCTCCAGAGCCAACTCATGTTGGCCTCGTTCACTGGCAAGCATGCCCGAAAGATGAAGCGCCTGGGGATTTCGCGGATCGATGTCGAGAAGAGACCGGTAGAGGATTTCCGCCTGATCAAGATTGCCTTGCCGGTGGGTCTTGAACGCCGACTCAAGCAATGCTTCGGTATGGCAATTTTTTTTTCGCTGTCGTTTCAATGAGCGGCGCATCAAAAAAACCAGACCCCTCTTTTTTTTCAATAACCTTGAACACGGAGAGGACCCGAATCGCTACCAACAAAACAAAAGCCTGGGGCGTTGCCCCAGACCCCACTGGGAAGGGGCCAGCCCCTTCCCAGACCCATCCACAATAGATTTTCTTCACCCACTCAGGCGTCGGCAACTTCTTTCATCGTCAACTTGATCCGCCCCTGACGATCGATGTCCAATACCTTGACCTTGACCACATCCCCTTCCTTGACCACATCGGTCACCTTGGCCACCCGCTTGTTGGACAACTGGGAAATATGAACCAAACCATCCTTGTTGGGAAGAATGTTGACGAAAGCACCGAAATCAGTCACCCGAACCACCTTGCCCTCATAGATCTGCCCCGTCTCGACATCGGACACAATCCGCTTGATGATCGATTCGGCCATGGCAGCACTCTCGCCATTGACCGCGGAAATGGCAATGCTGCCATCATCCTCGATGTCGATCTGACATCCCGTCTCCTCGGTGATGCCGCGAATCACCTTTCCGCCGCTGCCGATGACATCACGAATCTTGTCGGGATTGATCTTGATGGTGAAAATCCGCGGGGCATATTTGGACAATTCGCTCCGACTCTCGGAAATTCCCTTCTTCATCTCCTCCAGGATGTGCAACCGACCATCACGCGCCTGACGCAAGGCGACCTCCATGATCTCCCGATTGATCCCGGTGATCTTGATGTCCATCTGCAAGGCGGTGATCCCCTCGGCATTGCCCGCGACCTTGAAATCCATGTCGCCGAAATGATCCTCGTCGCCAATGATGTCGGACAATACCGCAAACCGATCCCCTTCCTTCACCAACCCCATGGCAATCCCCGCCACCGGCGCCTTCAGGGGAACCCCGGCATCCATCATCGCCAACACCGAACCGCAAACCGTCGCCATCGACGAAGAACCATTGGATTCGGTGATTTCGGAGGTGACCCGGATCGTATAGGGAAAAGTCTCCTTGTCGGGAAGAATGGCACTGATGGCCCGCGTCGCCAACTTGCCATGACCGATCTCCCGCCGTCCCGGAGCACCCATGCGTCCGGTCTCGCCGACACTGTAAGGGGGAAACGTGTAGTTCAGATAGAAACCATCGCGAAATTCCCCATCCAGGGTTTCCACGATCTGCTCATCCCGCCCCGAACCCAAGGTGACCGCCGCCAGGGCCTGAGTCTCTCCGCGCGTGAACAAGGCCGTCCCATGGACCCGCGGCAAAATCCCCACCTCGCAGGCAATCCGCCGCACCTGGGTCAACGACCGGCCATCGATGCGCCGCCCTTCCGAAAGAATCCGCGACCGGATCACCTCCGATTCCATTTTCTTCACTATGTTGCGCACATCATTGGCCTGAGACTTCTCGGGACCGCCACAAACATCGACCGCCACCTTCTTAAGCGCCGCCAGGACATTCTGCCGCTCCATCTTGTCGGTCTGTTCGTAGGCCCCCCGGATCTCTCCGAGAAAACGCGACCGAACCTCCTCCTGCAACACCGGATCAACCTTCGGTTCCTCGACCTGCATCCGCGGCTTGCCACATTCCGCAGCCAACTCGCGAATCGCCGCCACCACCGGCTGATAGGCCTCGAACCCCAGCATGACCGCGTCGAGCATCTGCTGTTCGGTGAGAAAATCGACCTCCGACTCGACCATGGTCACCGCGTCCGCCGTCCCCGCCACCACCAGATCCAGACGGCTCGTCTTCATCTCCTCGGGCGAGGGATTGACCACGAACTGCCCGTCGATCATCCCGACCCGCGCCCCGCCCACCGGCCCGTCGAATGGCAACCCCGAAATCGCCAACGCCGCCGAGGCGCCAATCATCGCCACAATGTCCGACGAATTTTCACCATCATAGGAAATCACCGTGGCCACAACCTGGGTATCCAGGGTATACCCCTTCGGAAACAACGGCCTGAGCGGACGATCGATCAGACGCGAGGTCAATATTTCCTTTTCCGAAGGGCGGGTCTCTCTCTTGATGAACCCCCCGGGTATCCGCCCCGCCGCCCACGATTTCTCCTGGTAATGCACCCCCAGGGGAAAAAAGTCCATCCCCGGCCTCGGTTCCTTGTCGGCGACCGCCGTCACCAGGACGATGGTCTCCCCCATCGTCACCAGTACCGCGCCATCCGCCTGCCGGGCAATACGCCCCGTTTCCATCGTCAAGGTTTTGCGTCCAAATTGGACTGATTTCTTATGTATTTTGAACATTGAGCTCTCTTTTCTCGCTTCATCGGCATCCCGTGCCGACGCCGGCTCCCAATCATTTACGCAGATTGAGCCTCTGGATCAGTTCCTGATACCGTCCCTTGTCCTTGCGTTGCACATAGGCCAGCAACCTTCTTCTCAAACCCACCATCTTCAGCAGACCGCGCCGTGAATGGTGGTCTTTCACATTGATCCGCAGATGTTCCGTCAGATTGTTGATTCGTTCCGTCAACAGCGCCACCTGCACCTCCGGAGAACCGGTATCCTTCTCCTTGATGGCAAAATCCTTGATTAACTGTTGTTTTCTTTCCGGGGTCATCGACATCGGTCATCTCCTTGCAGGAAAAAGTTCACGATTGAAATTGTTCAACGTTCGCCCGGTGTCAGGGAGAATGGAACAGCCGTCTGAGCTTGCACAACCGCCGATGATCGGCCCCGGTTCCCCCCGCCAATTCGCCGATGGCCGCAAAACGGCCCTCGGGATCCAACAGACGGACAGTCCCCGTGTCACAACCTTCAGCATCAAGCCAAACCGCCTGACCATTCTTGACCTTGTGCCAGGCATCGACCCGCAGACGCAGTGCCGGGATGTCGTCCAGCACGCGATCCATGGGATACAACACTTCCTTGAAACGACCCTCGGCAACCAGTGCCTCCAGCCGTTCCAACGGGACCCCCTCCTCCAAAGAGAACCCAAGGGTCCGTGTCCGCAACAATCGATCCAGATGGGCCGGGCAACCCAGGACGTTTCCCAGATCACGCGCCAGCGCCCTCATGTAGGCCCCCTTGCCGCTGCGAACGGCGATGCAGGCGATCGCCCCCTCCATCCCCTCCAGCCGGATATCGTGAATCACGATCTTTCGGGGTTCGAGTTCGAAGACCTCACCGCGGCGTGCTTTCTCATAGGCCCGTTCACCATCGACATGAATGGCGGAAAAAAGAGGCGGCACCTGATCGATTTCGCCAAGAAACCGTCCCAGGGCCTGGACAACCGCGGCAGGTTCGGGAACGCCCCCCCCCTCGCGAACCACCCGTCCGGTCGGATCGCAGGTATCGGTTTCCCGACCAAAGGCGACCCAGCATCGATAACTTTTTTCCCCTTCCAGGACATGAACCAGCGTTTTGGTCGCCTCGCCGAGGGCCACCGGCAGCAACCCCTCCGAAAATGGGTCGAGGGTTCCCC
It encodes:
- the rpsO gene encoding 30S ribosomal protein S15, whose translation is MSMTPERKQQLIKDFAIKEKDTGSPEVQVALLTERINNLTEHLRINVKDHHSRRGLLKMVGLRRRLLAYVQRKDKGRYQELIQRLNLRK
- the pnp gene encoding polyribonucleotide nucleotidyltransferase, whose amino-acid sequence is MFKIHKKSVQFGRKTLTMETGRIARQADGAVLVTMGETIVLVTAVADKEPRPGMDFFPLGVHYQEKSWAAGRIPGGFIKRETRPSEKEILTSRLIDRPLRPLFPKGYTLDTQVVATVISYDGENSSDIVAMIGASAALAISGLPFDGPVGGARVGMIDGQFVVNPSPEEMKTSRLDLVVAGTADAVTMVESEVDFLTEQQMLDAVMLGFEAYQPVVAAIRELAAECGKPRMQVEEPKVDPVLQEEVRSRFLGEIRGAYEQTDKMERQNVLAALKKVAVDVCGGPEKSQANDVRNIVKKMESEVIRSRILSEGRRIDGRSLTQVRRIACEVGILPRVHGTALFTRGETQALAAVTLGSGRDEQIVETLDGEFRDGFYLNYTFPPYSVGETGRMGAPGRREIGHGKLATRAISAILPDKETFPYTIRVTSEITESNGSSSMATVCGSVLAMMDAGVPLKAPVAGIAMGLVKEGDRFAVLSDIIGDEDHFGDMDFKVAGNAEGITALQMDIKITGINREIMEVALRQARDGRLHILEEMKKGISESRSELSKYAPRIFTIKINPDKIRDVIGSGGKVIRGITEETGCQIDIEDDGSIAISAVNGESAAMAESIIKRIVSDVETGQIYEGKVVRVTDFGAFVNILPNKDGLVHISQLSNKRVAKVTDVVKEGDVVKVKVLDIDRQGRIKLTMKEVADA
- the truB gene encoding tRNA pseudouridine(55) synthase TruB, whose product is MGRGGNRRGKAIHGWLAILKERGMTSTRVVERVRRITQAAKAGHGGTLDPFSEGLLPVALGEATKTLVHVLEGEKSYRCWVAFGRETDTCDPTGRVVREGGGVPEPAAVVQALGRFLGEIDQVPPLFSAIHVDGERAYEKARRGEVFELEPRKIVIHDIRLEGMEGAIACIAVRSGKGAYMRALARDLGNVLGCPAHLDRLLRTRTLGFSLEEGVPLERLEALVAEGRFKEVLYPMDRVLDDIPALRLRVDAWHKVKNGQAVWLDAEGCDTGTVRLLDPEGRFAAIGELAGGTGADHRRLCKLRRLFHSP